The Larimichthys crocea isolate SSNF chromosome I, L_crocea_2.0, whole genome shotgun sequence genomic interval TCACTGTTCTAATACTTTTGGAGGAgactgtatgtattgtatgaCTTGTAGTTGTATGGAATaaagttgaaaataaataaataaacaaaaatgatgaTCACAAAAAATATTGTGTGCCCTTCTTCAAAAGATTAGATAAGGTTGTTaatgctttcattttatttagatttcacTTGGGCACACGCAAAAGACTTAACTGTGATTTTGTTGactgctgttcttttttttaagattatcaTTATTTTGGCCAATGGCATCTTTAAACGTATCCAGCATTGGGTATCTTTACTTTGGATCTCTGGTACATGCATCACTTTGTGAGTGGTTTAGCTGTTGTTTATTATTGGTTGAAATTATCTTCTATCTTTGTTCTCTATTGAGTTGTGACACTGTTTACCAGTACTAATTACTGTACCTCCATTCAGAAATGGAAGAATTTATTTTTGATGTTCAATacaatgaaatacatttattgcaAAAGTAGAGATAAATAACTTTGGcatacagaaaatgaaaaacatccatGACACAATCAAAATGCAAAATtactaacaataaaaactggCGGCTAATGTTAATGTACAGTGACACATGTAGCAAACAAGACATTTTGGACCTAAATTTCCCTttcattaaacaaataaatatttaatatgaacAATCTCAAATGTAGCATGAATTGCTTGACGCTAGGCATTCCTTAAGCAAGCAGATTTGACATTGCTGAGATGGGTCAAATGAAGAACTGATTCAACATTTATCCTTACCTTGAGAATCTTTGGTAGAAAAAGCATGATAGtacagaaaagaaatggaaaagacATATGTACACATAATACAGTCTTATTAGCAAGGCATTCCAGCGATGCTGTGTTTTACCACAGATTAAATCTGTGGTAAaacaagagaagaggaaaggaaaactGCTCATGAAAAAGCACCTTTCTTTGCCTTGAAGGTAATAATAGAGGTGTAGGGGGGAGTAAGGCAGCTGGAGCCAGTTCATGTATAGACATAAACGGTACTTGAACAAAGAAGCTCCCATTTTCCATGACAGTATCAGCCCACTCTGGTTGAACTTTAAAAAAGACctcaagaagaagaggaaaaaatgcCTCAATGTTCTTATCTctgaggagcagaagaagataGTCTTCAGAGCACATAAGTAATAGTCCAGAAGCGCTCCagtgtctttttgtctctgtaaaaTGCACTCCGAGCACACTATTGGTATTCCACAGCAGTCAAATCCATTCAAGAGATTTATTAGATTTCAGTCGGTTCCACTCAATCCAATTAGCGAAAGGACAACAGGATAAAGGGAGAATCTTGTTAGCTTCCAGTGGAAGTGGATGAGATACAGAACATTGCAACAGCGACAGAGGTTCATTTCTAACATCCTGCGTAATTCCAGTGGCAGCTATTAAACATGTCAGAGGTCAGTCCCAGTCATCtttgcacacacaggcacactccTCATGGTGCTCCAAGGGCACATCAGTCATGGACTTCTGCAGGCCTCTGCCACCGCTTCGGTGTTTCAACAGTAGAACctggcaaaaaaaagaggacgCTTCAGTTAACAACTGGGCATCAAATACTTTCTGTAAAGCACACTAAGTCAGTACTGTAGGTTATTCAGAGACTGGTTTGTGTACCAATGCATTCATGAAGACACACAAATGGTTTTTTACCATTTTTCAAGGTTTTAAAAGGACAAAATTGGCTTTTCTGACccatttcacagatttttgaTAATTTCAGTGACTTAATCTCAACAAGTGATTTGcattacatttcacacaaaGTATGAAactgacaagaaaataaatatattatatattttgaacAGCTTTGTTGAGGATTGCTTTTCTTCGGGCCTTACTAGTACAGGAGGTAGATTTCATGGAATCTCCAAATCGAAGCATGAGCACAATGTGCTCAACAAATGTATGTCAATCACTGTACTGTAAAGTGGTTGAGTAAAGACTGAACTACCGAAACTGCAGGATCACAGAATATGCGCACTAAATGTTTCCGGTAATTTCACAACTTCAcctctgaaatgttttaattctgAACTGATATACCTGTAGAGACGTTAACGCAAGAAGTAGAAGGGAAGGAAAATACCGCGTGAAACACAAGGTCAATGGCAGTCTCACTACAAAATTATTGTTACATGTTCATTGTATTTCATGATCAGCTTGATATTTACCTCATGGTACTTCTTTGTGACCCTGACGGGAACACACTGGCAGTCATAGCAGCGGTGAGAGCAGCAGGTACAGTTCCCACCACAGCGTTTCACTAGGAGGCAGCTCGGCCAGAAAATGGCATCTGTTCTCTTGAGCTCCTCACGCAAGGACACAGAAAAGTTGCGTGGAGTGCAACTGTACAATCGAACTTCTTCCCTCAACAGATTGAGATCGGCCCCTCCTCCAAGACACAGAGAAGACATCTTCATAACacattttgtcaaaaaaaaccaaaacaaattctcacaaacacaaatcgAGCACTAGACTGCTGAATCTATCttttaaattacagtaatttgtaaaataaatatatcctACCTTTGGCTTTCTTATTATGGATGAAGGATTTCCCCAGCACATGCCATGTAGGTTTGTACAACTCTTCCATATCCACCTGCCATCGCTCTGGTTCCAGGTACTTCATGACCTCCTCCACAGTGGTCAGTCCTGCCACAGCCTCTGACAACTCCTCAATACCCTGCTGGGATGGAGGAAGAACCACAGGGACTTCTGGCTCGGATACACTCTGTAGGGAAACCAGCAGATCcaatggagagagatggaaaataaaacaataaatactgtaaatcaAATGTATCTATgaaattacaaaagaaaagtgaattcAATCTTAGGGTGCTACAATGGACCTGTACgtttaaaaaaagtgtctttctCCTTCAAAGTAATGTAATGCTCATGTGATCACCATATATCCTATACTCCATATCAAAAAAAGCCTCATTGCACAAGCTGCCTTACTTTCTATGTCATTTAAGAGCTTGTAAGCTTGCTCTAGGTTCcgtacagtatataaaaatgaatgtaaCTTTGTAAGCAGtggcaaatgtgttttatttctataatgTGAAACACTGTTAAGGCAtaaaaagaagggggggggggttgactGGGTAATGGTACATTTTATGTCATAGTAAAAAAAGTGGGTTTAAATTGGGTTCAGGCTCATTAAATGCTACAGTGGTTTGGACTTGAgttgagttaaatagaaatgaCGATGCAAGCCAGCTGTGGCCCAATTTAAACTCTATGTGTTAGACCTGGTAATGTGTGGAAGAGTTGAAAATGAAGGTTTTGCTCAGCATTCCCACACTGGTCATCTCTGGATAAACACTTTGCCACCTCATTCTGAGAACTGATTGGGAATATCATTACCCAagaatatacacatatatatgtagaaattgaacaaaaatataaatgcaacaacTTTTTCTCCTGTATTTCATGAGCTGACTTGCACACAAAAGGTTTCTTTCGCTCAAATTGTGTtccaaaatgtgttgaaatctGTTAGTCAGCACTTTGCTGACTTCTTtggtatattaaaaaaaagataaaccaTCCACCTGGCATGGCATATCAAAATGCGTATTATAAAGAATGTATGACACAGGTATGCCTTAGACTGTAGAAGTAAAAAGccactctaaaatgtgcagttttatcccaaaaagaaagacaaaaaacaaacacaaa includes:
- the pdgfc gene encoding platelet-derived growth factor C, which codes for MVIQDPSVTTPSDRFVFIGPILRNSVAVELLFDIIQGVQDSHQEKIITVTGEGMVQSPDFPHTYPRSIVLVWRLVAASNMRIQFTFDEKFGLEDPEDGICKYDFVEIEDPTEKTILGRWCGSQTVPASHTSKGNQIRIRFISDEYFPSEPGFCIHYSLLPVSVSEPEVPVVLPPSQQGIEELSEAVAGLTTVEEVMKYLEPERWQVDMEELYKPTWHVLGKSFIHNKKAKGGADLNLLREEVRLYSCTPRNFSVSLREELKRTDAIFWPSCLLVKRCGGNCTCCSHRCYDCQCVPVRVTKKYHEVLLLKHRSGGRGLQKSMTDVPLEHHEECACVCKDDWD